A single window of Syntrophus aciditrophicus SB DNA harbors:
- the carB gene encoding carbamoyl-phosphate synthase large subunit, whose protein sequence is MPKRKDLKKILIIGSGPIIISQACEFDYSGTQACKALREEGYSVVLINSNPATIMTDPETADRTYIEPITPEAVEKIIARERPDALLSTLGGQTGLNTAVAVAESGLLERYGVEMIGASLPVIHKAEDRELFRRAMESIGLRVPRSGFARTMEEVLTIAEEIGFPVIVRPSFTLGGTGSGVAYNREELVEQARAGLEASMIHEIMLEESALGWKEYELEVMRDRADNVVIICSIENLDPMGVHTGESITVAPAQTLTDAEYQHMRNAAIAIMREIGVETGGSNVQFAVHPETGEMIVIEMNPRVSRSSALASKATGFPIARIAAKLAVGYTLDEIPNDITRETMASFEPTLDYCVVKIPRWTFEKFPETEDILTTSMKSVGETMAIGRTFKEALQKAVRSLEIGRFGISEALPAELSNPEERLKARLITPNSQRLFYLAAAFEFGMSLEDIHRLTQIDPWFLDQIRQIIQAEGIFRQETPSGEVLREAKRWGFSDRRLGELWNVPESEIRSRRFSENLLPVYKLVDTCAAEFEAYTPYYYSTYEEENEARPWAKPKVLIIGGGPNRIGQGIEFDYCCVHASFALREEGYESLMVNSNPETVSTDYDTSDKLFFEPVTLEDVLHIIECEKPEGVIVQFGGQTPLNLAKGLEAAGAKILGTSPDSIDRAEDRKRFQEIVDKLSLNQPVNATVTDVAGALEAAEHIGYPVLVRPSYVLGGRSMEIVYDADSLSQFMERALKVSPDHPILIDQFLEDAIEVDVDAISDGTETVVAGIMEHIEEAGIHSGDSACVLPTMSFSEDFLGLIESQTERIAQELRVIGLMNIQYAVKEGILYVLEVNPRASRTVPFVSKAIGVPLAKLATKVMLGRSLKELGFTEAFRPAHVSVKEAVFPFNRFPNAEIVLGPEMRSTGEVMGIDSSFGLAFAKSQMAVGFSIPRAGRVFISVHDIHKEKITPIARRFREMGFEILATQGTAAYLRKNDIPVETVHKVSEGRPHIVDRIKNGDVAIVINTSVGRRPTRDAYFIRRSALTCNILYSTTIAGAGALCEAVAAMRQGDWDVQPLQAYHSRF, encoded by the coding sequence ATGCCGAAGCGGAAAGACCTTAAGAAGATCCTGATTATCGGCTCGGGACCGATTATCATCAGCCAGGCATGCGAATTCGACTATTCCGGGACTCAGGCATGCAAGGCCCTGCGGGAAGAAGGGTATTCGGTGGTCCTGATCAACAGCAACCCGGCCACCATCATGACCGACCCGGAAACGGCCGACCGGACCTACATCGAGCCCATTACGCCGGAGGCGGTGGAAAAGATCATCGCCCGGGAGCGGCCCGACGCCCTGCTGTCCACCCTGGGCGGCCAGACCGGGCTGAATACCGCCGTGGCCGTTGCGGAAAGCGGGCTCCTGGAGCGCTACGGAGTGGAGATGATCGGTGCCTCCCTGCCGGTGATTCACAAGGCCGAGGACCGCGAATTGTTTCGCCGGGCCATGGAGAGCATCGGTCTGCGGGTCCCCCGGAGCGGCTTCGCCCGGACGATGGAAGAGGTTCTGACCATTGCGGAGGAAATCGGGTTCCCTGTCATCGTCCGCCCTTCATTCACCCTGGGAGGGACGGGAAGCGGCGTGGCCTATAACCGGGAGGAACTGGTCGAGCAGGCCCGGGCGGGGCTCGAGGCGAGCATGATCCACGAGATCATGCTGGAAGAGTCGGCCCTGGGCTGGAAGGAATACGAACTGGAGGTCATGCGGGACCGGGCGGACAACGTGGTGATTATCTGCTCGATCGAGAACCTCGACCCCATGGGCGTGCACACGGGCGAATCCATCACGGTGGCGCCGGCCCAGACCCTCACGGATGCCGAATACCAGCACATGCGGAACGCGGCCATCGCCATCATGCGGGAAATCGGCGTGGAAACGGGCGGATCGAACGTCCAGTTCGCCGTCCATCCGGAAACGGGAGAGATGATCGTCATTGAGATGAATCCCCGGGTTTCCCGCTCCTCGGCCCTGGCCTCCAAGGCGACGGGCTTCCCCATCGCCCGGATCGCCGCCAAGCTGGCTGTCGGCTATACCCTAGATGAAATCCCCAACGACATCACCCGGGAGACCATGGCGTCCTTTGAACCGACGCTCGATTACTGCGTGGTGAAGATCCCCCGCTGGACGTTCGAAAAGTTCCCGGAAACCGAGGATATACTGACGACTTCCATGAAATCCGTGGGCGAAACGATGGCCATCGGCCGCACGTTCAAGGAAGCCCTCCAGAAGGCGGTGCGCTCCCTGGAGATCGGTCGGTTCGGGATATCCGAAGCCCTGCCGGCTGAGCTTTCCAATCCGGAAGAGCGGCTCAAGGCCAGGCTGATCACCCCCAACTCGCAGAGGCTTTTCTATCTGGCGGCAGCCTTTGAATTCGGGATGAGTCTGGAAGACATCCATCGCCTGACACAAATCGATCCCTGGTTCCTGGATCAGATCCGGCAGATCATCCAGGCGGAAGGGATTTTCAGACAGGAGACGCCGTCGGGAGAAGTCCTTCGAGAAGCGAAACGCTGGGGCTTTTCTGATCGGAGGCTGGGAGAGCTCTGGAACGTTCCGGAAAGTGAAATCCGGAGCCGCCGCTTTTCCGAAAACCTGCTGCCGGTCTACAAGCTGGTCGATACCTGCGCCGCGGAGTTCGAAGCCTACACCCCCTATTATTACTCCACCTATGAGGAAGAAAACGAGGCGCGGCCCTGGGCCAAACCCAAAGTGCTGATTATCGGGGGCGGTCCTAACCGCATCGGTCAGGGCATCGAGTTCGACTATTGCTGCGTTCACGCCTCCTTCGCCCTTCGGGAGGAGGGGTACGAAAGCCTCATGGTGAATTCCAATCCGGAGACGGTAAGCACGGATTATGACACCTCAGACAAGCTCTTTTTTGAACCGGTGACCCTGGAAGATGTCCTGCATATCATCGAGTGTGAAAAACCCGAGGGCGTCATCGTCCAGTTCGGCGGACAGACCCCGTTGAATCTGGCGAAAGGGCTGGAAGCCGCCGGGGCAAAGATTCTCGGCACCTCGCCCGATTCCATCGACCGGGCGGAGGACCGGAAGCGTTTTCAGGAGATCGTCGACAAGCTGTCGTTGAACCAGCCGGTAAACGCGACCGTGACAGATGTGGCCGGAGCCCTGGAAGCGGCGGAGCACATCGGTTATCCCGTGCTGGTCAGACCCTCCTATGTTCTGGGGGGCCGATCCATGGAGATCGTTTACGATGCCGACAGTCTGAGCCAGTTCATGGAGCGGGCCCTGAAGGTCTCTCCCGATCATCCCATCCTTATCGACCAGTTTCTCGAAGATGCCATCGAGGTGGACGTGGACGCCATCAGCGACGGAACGGAGACCGTGGTGGCCGGCATCATGGAGCATATCGAAGAGGCGGGGATTCATTCGGGAGACAGCGCCTGCGTCCTGCCGACGATGAGTTTCTCCGAAGACTTCCTCGGACTCATCGAAAGTCAGACGGAAAGAATCGCCCAGGAGCTCAGGGTCATCGGCCTGATGAATATTCAGTACGCCGTCAAGGAAGGAATCCTCTATGTCCTGGAGGTCAATCCCCGGGCTTCGCGGACCGTGCCTTTTGTCAGCAAGGCGATCGGCGTTCCCCTGGCAAAACTGGCAACCAAGGTTATGCTGGGGCGCTCATTGAAGGAACTGGGATTTACGGAAGCGTTCCGTCCCGCGCACGTGTCGGTCAAGGAGGCTGTTTTTCCCTTCAACCGCTTCCCCAACGCCGAGATTGTCCTGGGGCCGGAAATGAGATCCACGGGAGAAGTAATGGGGATCGATTCCTCCTTCGGTCTGGCCTTTGCCAAATCCCAGATGGCGGTGGGGTTTTCCATCCCGCGGGCGGGACGGGTTTTTATCAGCGTCCACGACATCCACAAGGAAAAGATCACCCCCATTGCCCGGCGTTTCCGGGAAATGGGTTTCGAGATCCTGGCCACGCAGGGAACGGCAGCCTATTTGCGGAAAAACGACATTCCAGTGGAAACAGTCCACAAGGTCAGCGAGGGGCGGCCACACATTGTCGACCGGATCAAAAACGGCGACGTGGCCATTGTCATCAACACGAGTGTGGGCAGAAGGCCGACGCGGGATGCCTACTTCATCCGCCGCAGCGCCCTGACCTGCAACATCCTCTATTCCACGACGATCGCCGGAGCGGGGGCGCTCTGTGAGGCCGTTGCGGCCATGCGCCAGGGGGACTGGGATGTCCAGCCGCTGCAGGCTTATCACTCCAGGTTCTAA
- the purF gene encoding amidophosphoribosyltransferase, with protein METQLSVIEDKPREACGVFAVYGHPEAAKLTFFGLFALQHRGQESAGIAASDGCMVRAHKGMGLASEVFGEENLARLPGNLAIGHVRYSTTGSSTLSNAQPFLVHHGEEYYALGHNGNLINAQSLRRELEDSGSIFQSTMDSEVIVHLMAPHLKKGIEPALKAALKRVQGAYSIVMLTRNSVIAFRDPRGFRPLSLGRLNDGWVVASETCAFDLVGAQYLRDVQPGEIVIINEVGLHSLKPFPRVPHSHCIFELIYFARPDSQVFGQNVYLCRKRFGHALAREYSPDVDFVMPFPDSGNYAALGYSEESGFPFEMGMIRNHYVGRTFIQPTQPMRDFAVRVKLNPVKPLMAGKKILIIEDSIIRGTTSRNRVRYLRENGAKAIHMAISCPPTRFPCPYGIDFSAKGELLAAQKGIEEEIARFIGLDSIHYLSLEGLVRSTGVNQEAFCLACYTGKYPLQPPGEIQKLCFE; from the coding sequence ATGGAAACTCAACTATCGGTTATTGAAGACAAACCCCGCGAGGCCTGCGGCGTTTTCGCCGTCTACGGACACCCCGAGGCCGCGAAGCTCACCTTCTTCGGTCTCTTCGCCCTGCAGCACCGGGGACAGGAAAGCGCCGGCATTGCCGCGTCAGACGGATGCATGGTCAGGGCCCATAAAGGAATGGGACTCGCTTCGGAAGTTTTCGGAGAAGAAAATCTGGCCCGCCTTCCCGGCAATCTGGCCATCGGCCATGTCCGCTATTCCACGACCGGTTCCTCCACCCTGTCCAATGCCCAGCCCTTCCTGGTTCATCATGGGGAAGAATATTACGCCCTGGGCCACAACGGCAACCTGATCAACGCCCAGTCGCTGCGCCGGGAGTTGGAGGACTCGGGCTCCATCTTCCAGTCCACCATGGACAGCGAGGTCATCGTTCACCTCATGGCGCCGCATCTGAAGAAAGGCATTGAACCGGCCCTGAAAGCCGCCCTCAAGAGGGTGCAGGGGGCTTACAGCATCGTCATGCTGACGCGGAACTCGGTCATCGCGTTCCGCGATCCCCGGGGGTTCCGCCCGTTGTCGCTTGGCCGTCTCAATGACGGCTGGGTGGTGGCGTCGGAAACCTGCGCCTTTGATCTCGTGGGCGCCCAGTATCTGCGGGATGTCCAGCCGGGGGAGATCGTCATCATCAACGAAGTAGGGTTGCACAGCCTGAAGCCCTTTCCCCGTGTGCCCCACTCCCACTGCATCTTTGAGCTCATCTATTTTGCCCGCCCGGACAGTCAGGTCTTCGGGCAGAACGTCTATCTCTGCCGGAAGCGGTTCGGCCATGCCCTGGCCCGGGAATACAGCCCCGATGTCGATTTCGTCATGCCCTTTCCCGATTCGGGCAACTACGCCGCCCTGGGATATTCGGAGGAAAGCGGCTTCCCCTTCGAGATGGGGATGATCCGCAATCATTATGTAGGACGGACTTTCATTCAGCCGACACAGCCCATGAGGGATTTTGCGGTGCGGGTGAAGCTCAATCCCGTGAAACCTCTCATGGCGGGCAAGAAGATCCTGATCATCGAGGATTCCATCATCCGGGGAACGACCAGCCGCAACCGGGTCCGCTACCTCCGGGAAAACGGGGCCAAGGCCATTCATATGGCGATCAGTTGTCCCCCAACCCGGTTTCCCTGCCCCTATGGAATCGATTTTTCCGCAAAAGGAGAACTCCTTGCCGCCCAGAAAGGTATTGAAGAGGAGATCGCCCGCTTCATCGGACTCGATTCCATCCATTACCTGAGCCTGGAGGGACTGGTCAGGAGCACGGGAGTGAATCAGGAGGCCTTCTGCCTGGCCTGTTACACGGGAAAGTATCCTCTGCAGCCACCGGGAGAAATCCAGAAGCTCTGTTTTGAATAG
- a CDS encoding amidohydrolase family protein has product MEIIDSHTHWGPSAALGISVTTEELLRQAGESGVGRIVIFPFPSQALADEGINNELLEETRRAAKFIPYYYIPDDLRPIPRSRGFRGGKWHWTHGISDCSSNYEVLNDPALPGFLEQSETIGLPLIVEEELEFTKTFVKKSGKLNVIVPHLGMLGGNPLDFLDTFKSHEHVFFDTALAPPQTIRRFVQEVGAERVLFGSDIPFGTMKLELQKVLSLRLNDRELEAVLGGNLRRLTGLAPA; this is encoded by the coding sequence TTGGAAATCATTGATTCTCATACCCATTGGGGGCCTTCCGCTGCTCTGGGCATTTCCGTGACCACAGAGGAACTCCTGCGTCAGGCCGGAGAGAGCGGGGTGGGCCGGATCGTAATCTTTCCTTTTCCTTCTCAGGCGCTGGCGGATGAAGGCATTAACAATGAACTCCTGGAAGAAACCCGCCGCGCAGCGAAATTCATTCCCTACTATTACATCCCCGACGATCTGCGGCCCATTCCGCGGAGCAGGGGATTTCGAGGCGGCAAATGGCACTGGACGCATGGAATTTCGGATTGCTCTTCAAACTATGAAGTCCTGAACGACCCGGCGTTGCCGGGATTTCTCGAACAGTCCGAGACCATCGGGCTGCCGCTGATTGTCGAGGAGGAGCTGGAATTTACCAAGACCTTTGTAAAAAAGTCCGGGAAACTGAACGTCATCGTCCCCCACCTGGGCATGCTGGGCGGCAATCCCCTGGATTTCCTCGACACCTTCAAAAGTCATGAGCATGTCTTTTTCGACACGGCCCTGGCCCCTCCCCAAACCATCCGGCGCTTCGTTCAGGAAGTGGGAGCGGAGCGGGTTCTCTTCGGATCGGACATCCCCTTCGGCACAATGAAACTCGAACTGCAGAAGGTCCTGTCCCTTCGCCTCAACGACCGGGAACTGGAAGCCGTCCTGGGCGGCAATCTCCGCCGGCTCACCGGTCTTGCTCCCGCCTGA
- a CDS encoding metallophosphoesterase, whose translation MAKIDSIVRRQLSRRSFMKGLIVAGLAGLDVMLLAQNGRLYAKKIEPFWLEVTQVRLRLPRLPKSFSGFRMAQISDMHVGGWMTAQRAADYFKIVMDLSPDAVAMTGDFVMGYGRGRNVPQKIEKLVPVLEEMTRQIPVLGVLGNHDYIYGSAAITNMLQQAGVVYLNNSVSVIRHGDDVLHIAGVDDVMEGRPELDDVLKKLPSSDCSILLVHEPDFADKSSSTGRFDLQISGHSHGGQVVLPFIGPPILPDMAHKYPSGLYRVGKMLLYTNRGAGMTQPYVRFNCRPEITVFTLEAATP comes from the coding sequence ATGGCAAAGATTGATTCGATAGTCAGAAGACAACTTTCCCGGCGCAGCTTTATGAAAGGCTTGATCGTAGCCGGTCTGGCCGGACTGGATGTGATGCTTCTGGCACAAAACGGCAGACTATACGCGAAAAAGATCGAACCCTTCTGGCTGGAAGTCACCCAGGTTCGATTGAGGCTGCCGCGCTTGCCGAAGTCATTTTCCGGCTTCCGGATGGCGCAGATCAGCGATATGCACGTGGGGGGCTGGATGACCGCCCAACGTGCCGCAGATTACTTCAAGATTGTCATGGACCTTTCACCGGATGCCGTGGCAATGACCGGCGATTTTGTTATGGGCTATGGTCGGGGCCGCAATGTGCCGCAGAAGATCGAAAAACTCGTTCCGGTCCTGGAGGAGATGACCCGACAGATCCCGGTTCTGGGAGTGCTGGGAAATCATGACTACATCTATGGCTCTGCAGCAATTACAAATATGCTTCAGCAGGCAGGGGTCGTCTATTTAAATAATTCGGTTTCAGTCATCCGGCATGGAGATGACGTGCTGCATATCGCCGGTGTTGATGATGTGATGGAAGGAAGGCCCGAACTGGATGATGTGCTGAAGAAGCTGCCATCCTCGGATTGCTCGATTCTGCTGGTTCATGAACCGGATTTTGCGGATAAAAGCTCCTCGACGGGACGATTTGATTTACAGATTTCCGGTCATTCGCATGGCGGGCAGGTGGTTCTGCCTTTTATCGGTCCACCTATTTTGCCGGACATGGCGCATAAATACCCATCAGGGCTCTATCGGGTCGGAAAAATGCTTCTGTACACAAATCGAGGAGCGGGCATGACGCAGCCATATGTGCGGTTTAACTGCCGACCGGAAATTACCGTCTTTACTCTCGAAGCCGCCACCCCCTGA